One part of the Methylobacterium mesophilicum SR1.6/6 genome encodes these proteins:
- a CDS encoding c-type cytochrome: protein MRSYVLGVMLTVLIPLSLSAQAQEAGDAAAGEKAFAPCKACHNFQKNGVGPDLKGVVGRKAGTYEGYNYSAALKNSGITWDEANLHEWLKNPKAKVPGNKMIFQGYTDDKKINDVIAYLKTQS from the coding sequence GTGCGTTCATATGTGCTCGGCGTGATGCTTACCGTGCTGATCCCGCTCTCGCTCTCGGCGCAGGCCCAGGAGGCCGGAGACGCGGCCGCGGGCGAGAAGGCCTTCGCTCCCTGCAAGGCGTGCCACAACTTCCAGAAGAATGGTGTCGGCCCGGATCTCAAGGGCGTCGTCGGCCGCAAGGCCGGCACCTACGAGGGTTACAACTACTCCGCGGCGCTGAAGAATTCCGGGATCACCTGGGACGAGGCCAACCTGCACGAGTGGCTGAAGAACCCGAAGGCGAAGGTCCCGGGCAACAAGATGATCTTCCAGGGCTATACGGACGACAAGAAGATCAACGACGTGATCGCCTATCTCAAGACGCAGTCCTGA
- a CDS encoding MFS transporter — MSANTPTVTGLERDAQQAMGDHKVHPNEIAIGVVIGRASEYFDFFVFGIACVLVFPKVFFPFVDPLKGTLYAFAIFALAFIARPIGTVIFMAIDRRHGRSVKLTTALFLLGASTAAVSFLPRYDSIGISAVYILAGFRVLQGFALGGAWDGLASLLAMNAPRERRGWYAMIPQLGAPLGFMVASALFAFFIVNLDEADFIDWGWRFPFYCAFTINVVALFARLRLVATDEFARMMDLDRLRPVPALELFRHHAGDVVRGAFVPLAAFALFHLVTIFPIAWLALNSTTRSPGEFLIVQFSGAIVCAGAVAASGLIADQIGRRNCLIMSASLIAFFAVGSIIAPLLFGESAIGQTIYVTIGFMLLGLAYGQTAGAVSARLGNRYRYTGAALTSDFAWLIGAGFAPLVALFLSQRYGLAMIGVYLLSGAVCSLVALFTDRSELRQM; from the coding sequence ATGAGTGCGAACACCCCGACGGTCACAGGGCTGGAACGCGACGCCCAGCAGGCGATGGGGGACCACAAGGTCCACCCGAACGAGATCGCCATCGGCGTGGTCATCGGGCGCGCCTCGGAATATTTCGACTTCTTCGTGTTCGGCATCGCCTGCGTGCTGGTCTTCCCGAAGGTGTTCTTCCCCTTCGTCGACCCGCTGAAGGGCACGCTCTACGCCTTCGCGATCTTCGCCCTCGCGTTCATCGCCCGGCCGATCGGCACCGTGATCTTCATGGCGATCGACCGCCGTCACGGACGCAGCGTCAAGCTCACCACCGCCCTGTTCCTGCTCGGCGCCTCCACGGCCGCCGTCAGCTTCCTGCCGCGCTACGACAGCATCGGCATCTCGGCCGTCTACATCCTCGCGGGCTTCCGGGTGCTGCAGGGCTTCGCCCTGGGCGGCGCCTGGGACGGGCTCGCCTCGCTGCTCGCCATGAACGCGCCCCGGGAGCGGCGCGGCTGGTACGCGATGATCCCGCAGCTCGGCGCGCCGCTGGGCTTCATGGTGGCGAGCGCCCTGTTCGCCTTCTTCATCGTCAACCTCGACGAGGCGGACTTCATCGACTGGGGCTGGCGCTTCCCGTTCTACTGCGCCTTCACCATCAACGTGGTCGCGCTGTTCGCCCGGCTGCGCCTCGTCGCCACCGACGAGTTCGCCCGGATGATGGACCTCGACCGTCTGCGCCCGGTGCCGGCCCTGGAGCTGTTCCGCCACCACGCGGGCGACGTGGTCCGCGGCGCCTTCGTGCCGCTCGCCGCCTTCGCGCTGTTCCACCTCGTGACGATCTTCCCGATCGCGTGGCTCGCGCTGAACAGCACGACCCGCTCGCCGGGGGAGTTCCTGATCGTGCAGTTCTCGGGCGCCATCGTGTGCGCCGGCGCGGTGGCGGCCTCCGGGCTGATCGCCGACCAGATCGGCCGCCGCAACTGCCTGATCATGAGCGCGTCGCTGATCGCCTTCTTCGCCGTGGGCAGCATCATCGCGCCGCTCCTGTTCGGCGAGAGCGCCATCGGCCAGACCATCTACGTCACGATCGGCTTCATGCTGCTCGGCCTCGCCTACGGCCAGACCGCGGGTGCGGTGAGCGCCCGCCTCGGCAACCGCTACCGCTACACCGGCGCGGCGCTGACCTCGGACTTCGCGTGGCTGATCGGCGCCGGCTTCGCGCCGCTGGTCGCGCTGTTCCTGTCCCAGCGCTACGGCCTGGCGATGATCGGGGTCTACCTCCTGTCCGGCGCGGTCTGCAGCCTCGTGGCCCTGTTCACCGACCGCTCGGAACTGCGTCAGATGTGA
- a CDS encoding IS5 family transposase (programmed frameshift), with amino-acid sequence MARPLLPNDLWTEIAPLLPPPRPRPKGGRRPLENRAALTGILFVLRSGLPWEMLPAEMGCGCGMSCWRRLRDWQAAGVWARLHQILLERLHAAGEIDWGRASLDSASVPAKKGGSATGPNPTDRGKPGTKRHLVTDARGTPLGFCLSGANRHDSVMMAQTLDAIPPLRNGRRGRPRHRPDKLHADKAYDAKARRRECRARGIVPRIARKGIESSERLGRHRWVVERTHAWFNRSSLKSSNISLTFAVDRASPTRAARRSASA; translated from the exons ATGGCTCGCCCCCTTCTTCCCAACGATCTGTGGACTGAGATCGCCCCGCTTCTTCCGCCGCCCCGGCCGCGTCCGAAGGGCGGGCGGCGCCCGCTCGAGAACCGTGCGGCGCTGACCGGCATCCTGTTCGTGCTGCGCTCTGGCCTGCCCTGGGAGATGCTACCCGCCGAGATGGGCTGCGGCTGCGGGATGAGTTGCTGGCGCCGCCTGCGCGACTGGCAGGCGGCAGGCGTCTGGGCGCGGCTGCATCAGATCCTGCTGGAGCGCCTGCACGCGGCGGGCGAGATCGATTGGGGCCGCGCGAGCCTGGACAGTGCGTCTGTCCCGGCCAAAAAAG GGGGCTCTGCCACGGGCCCGAACCCGACGGATCGGGGCAAGCCGGGCACGAAGCGCCACCTCGTCACCGACGCGCGCGGCACGCCGCTCGGCTTCTGCCTGAGCGGCGCCAACCGACACGACAGCGTGATGATGGCCCAGACCCTCGACGCCATCCCGCCCCTGCGCAACGGGCGGCGCGGACGCCCGCGGCATCGTCCGGACAAGTTGCACGCGGACAAGGCCTATGATGCCAAAGCACGACGCCGGGAGTGCCGGGCGCGCGGGATCGTGCCGCGGATCGCGCGCAAAGGCATCGAGAGCAGCGAGAGGCTCGGGCGTCACCGCTGGGTCGTCGAGCGGACCCATGCCTGGTTCAACCGCTCCTCGCTCAAATCTTCGAACATATCTCTCACATTCGCCGTCGATCGTGCGTCACCGACGCGCGCGGCACGCCGCTCGGCTTCTGCCTGA
- a CDS encoding transposase, whose protein sequence is MTPDASPTSRGGGGFLGATALAAAVTGPSHSCSERQCAAWPGLTPLDKSSSGEERLGRNSKGGDQYPRRLLVTGSEGLREARSVQKSAAVATVSMSSRRRSYGKDNLMVSPSNTAILFDIK, encoded by the coding sequence ATCACGCCCGACGCATCGCCAACAAGCCGGGGGGGCGGCGGCTTCCTCGGCGCGACCGCGCTGGCCGCCGCCGTCACCGGTCCGAGCCATTCCTGCTCCGAGCGTCAGTGTGCGGCCTGGCCGGGTTTGACACCGCTCGACAAGTCCAGCAGCGGTGAGGAACGGCTCGGCCGGAACTCCAAGGGAGGAGACCAGTACCCGCGCCGGCTCCTCGTCACCGGCTCGGAAGGTCTGCGAGAGGCTCGATCCGTACAGAAATCGGCGGCCGTTGCCACCGTGTCGATGTCCTCGCGACGCAGATCCTACGGCAAAGACAATTTGATGGTATCGCCATCGAACACAGCTATACTGTTCGATATCAAATGA
- a CDS encoding glycoside hydrolase family 16 protein, with translation MSYMERRVQIDRRSLLGAGAAALAANAMPTTPAEATAARMLTLTSPIKTGSATAEAQGCVAYPDIILTASKTFAFAGTYTGTFKNIMIAVPGVSPWVSVVQDGQGGWTATMDLSSVRTGPLNCRIMAWYDDPTEKGLRLDFTLLIDNPAIRRAALSVPAPATGMRQLLADDFDTLPDDSRWAFGVRPDGNQWGSGSYFMTKNEKLSDVFQLPMPSCLRIRALYDDAYVDPQSYGRKWRSGLLCTAYADGRPPIAAFRKGYVEMRAILPLGKGMWPSMWAGSLGTDGKGNEPNGLEIDGFEAYDEQADPGSYTIANNVILWIGDGKNDGVPRQMFTANFDATSDWHTYGVLVEDAQATFYIDDKVTFKIPIPEKGSKTPLYWMFDNALSSGDWPIVVPPAKHVDMWVDYIRIYSAD, from the coding sequence ATGAGCTACATGGAGCGTCGCGTGCAGATTGACAGACGATCTTTGTTGGGCGCCGGTGCTGCCGCCCTCGCGGCCAACGCGATGCCGACGACGCCGGCTGAAGCCACGGCTGCGCGCATGCTGACGCTCACATCACCGATCAAGACGGGCTCGGCCACAGCAGAAGCGCAGGGCTGCGTGGCCTACCCGGACATTATCCTCACTGCCAGCAAGACGTTCGCCTTCGCCGGCACATACACCGGCACATTCAAGAACATCATGATTGCCGTGCCTGGCGTGTCGCCCTGGGTCAGCGTTGTGCAGGACGGCCAAGGCGGGTGGACCGCCACGATGGATCTCAGCAGCGTCCGCACCGGCCCGCTCAACTGCCGCATCATGGCGTGGTATGACGACCCAACCGAAAAAGGGCTTCGCCTCGATTTCACACTGTTGATCGATAATCCGGCCATCCGGCGTGCGGCGCTGTCGGTTCCTGCTCCCGCGACCGGGATGAGGCAGCTTCTCGCGGACGACTTCGACACGCTCCCGGACGACAGCCGGTGGGCGTTTGGCGTGCGCCCTGACGGCAACCAGTGGGGATCGGGTTCGTACTTCATGACAAAAAACGAGAAGCTGAGCGATGTCTTCCAGCTTCCGATGCCGTCTTGCCTTCGCATTCGCGCCCTTTACGATGACGCCTACGTGGATCCACAGAGTTATGGGCGCAAATGGCGCTCCGGCCTGCTCTGCACCGCTTACGCAGATGGACGGCCGCCGATTGCTGCATTCCGCAAAGGCTACGTCGAGATGCGAGCCATTTTGCCGCTCGGCAAGGGTATGTGGCCAAGCATGTGGGCCGGTAGCCTAGGCACCGACGGCAAGGGAAACGAGCCGAACGGCCTCGAGATCGATGGTTTCGAGGCTTACGACGAGCAGGCTGACCCCGGTTCGTACACCATAGCCAATAACGTCATCCTCTGGATAGGAGACGGCAAGAATGATGGCGTTCCTCGGCAGATGTTCACAGCAAATTTTGACGCCACCTCAGATTGGCATACGTACGGGGTGCTGGTCGAAGATGCACAGGCAACATTCTACATCGATGATAAAGTAACTTTCAAGATACCAATCCCAGAGAAAGGCAGCAAGACGCCTCTTTATTGGATGTTTGACAACGCTCTCTCCTCGGGTGATTGGCCCATAGTCGTTCCGCCCGCGAAACATGTTGATATGTGGGTTGATTACATTCGAATTTATTCTGCAGATTGA
- a CDS encoding alginate O-acetyltransferase AlgX-related protein, with amino-acid sequence MAAADQIHIGKDGFLFLLQGSNNVSEQFVRSADVQNFLLHWQTMILYRRRKLREMGVAYRHILVPEKITIYDNLLDQIDLDWKLSPAFRLYHEDQYLKHAPLLRLRVDLVLRRRARWRSTLIDLIGPLRRQRGEQDLYYRTDSHLSFAGRMVAYRAICRAVEASPVRDFWERPTTYHPGWAGDLGIAFTPPRYEGTTLHHIQRDAVRVHASPIVELRERLGLEGTLHTGAHVIYRNDGAADARRVVLFGDSYANCLPNGLTIMLAETFRELHFIWSTQLDYGYIEQVRPDLVLTEMSERFVFRSADDGWSLDRYARHRYGAELAAVAAPDAVRS; translated from the coding sequence ATGGCCGCCGCCGACCAGATCCATATCGGGAAGGATGGCTTCCTGTTCCTTCTGCAGGGAAGCAACAACGTCAGCGAGCAGTTTGTCAGGTCTGCAGACGTTCAGAATTTTCTCCTGCACTGGCAGACCATGATCCTGTATCGCAGGCGAAAGCTCCGTGAGATGGGGGTCGCCTACAGGCACATTCTCGTTCCGGAAAAGATCACGATCTATGACAATCTTCTGGATCAGATCGATCTCGATTGGAAGTTGTCGCCAGCATTCAGGTTATACCACGAGGATCAATATCTTAAGCACGCTCCGCTTCTCCGCCTGCGCGTCGATCTCGTCTTGCGGCGTCGGGCACGCTGGCGATCAACCCTGATCGATCTGATCGGGCCGTTGCGGCGCCAGAGAGGCGAGCAGGATCTCTACTATCGGACCGACAGCCACCTGTCCTTCGCCGGCCGAATGGTGGCGTATCGCGCGATCTGCCGCGCGGTCGAAGCCAGTCCCGTGCGCGATTTCTGGGAACGTCCGACCACATACCATCCGGGTTGGGCGGGCGACCTCGGGATCGCCTTCACGCCGCCGAGATACGAGGGAACGACGCTGCACCACATCCAGCGGGACGCGGTTCGGGTGCATGCAAGCCCGATCGTCGAACTCCGGGAGCGTCTCGGACTGGAGGGAACGCTCCACACCGGCGCTCACGTCATCTACCGCAATGACGGCGCGGCCGACGCCCGGCGGGTCGTCCTGTTCGGCGACAGCTACGCGAACTGCCTGCCGAACGGCCTCACGATCATGCTGGCTGAGACGTTCCGGGAGCTGCACTTCATCTGGAGCACGCAGCTCGACTACGGCTACATCGAGCAGGTCCGTCCCGATCTGGTTCTGACGGAGATGTCGGAACGGTTTGTGTTCCGGTCCGCGGACGACGGGTGGAGCCTGGATCGTTACGCGCGGCACCGTTACGGTGCGGAGCTGGCGGCTGTGGCCGCGCCGGACGCCGTTCGGTCGTGA
- a CDS encoding glycosyltransferase family 2 protein, which yields MELNVRVADAAGHRLPPAQLAGTRRGRGGLPVRSGADGLRVALPGLAGRWAEIVLFNDPADGRDAVPDISFVGADGRPGPLLPQEARGAGAFAWIGRLPEDAAELRVFDPAGRVPARLRRIAVRRLARPGLALRGLLRDPGLTARALGWRVVGKKVRARGFLGRALRHRRVTGYEAWIGTHALRRTERDGIAAEIAAWADPPLVSVLMPVHDPDPKVLRAALASLRAQLYPHWELCVVDDASTRPAIPRILAKAAADDPRIRVVTRPENGHIARATNDALGIARGVACAFMDHDDALTDDALYEVARALRRDPALVLVYSDEDKIDGRGRRFDPHFKAGFDRELLYAQNYINHLTVVRTEALRAVGGLRPGFEGSQDHDLLLRLTDGLDPARIHHIPRVLYHWRAAQGSGTFSDRALARAEAARLRALEEVVAPFGGRAERGPGGFNRLIRPLPEPPPRVSAIIPTRDRAEILSITLDGLLGATDYPDIEVVIVDNDSREPETAALFARYRDDPRVRVVAVPGAFNFSDLSNRGAAAATGPVLLFLNNDIEVLEPDWLTEMVRHAVRPEIGAVGAKLLYPDRTIQHGGIVLGIGGVAGHSHLGVAEADPGYFCRMVIAHEASAVTGACLAMRADVFAEVGGFDAVDLKVAFNDVDLCLRIRRAGYRIVWTPFATLIHHESKSRGAEDTPEKKKRFEGEVLTMLDRWGPELRADPYYNINLSRNSAHYRV from the coding sequence ATGGAGCTGAACGTGCGCGTCGCCGACGCGGCGGGGCACCGCCTGCCCCCGGCGCAGCTGGCCGGGACCCGGCGCGGCCGCGGCGGCCTGCCGGTCCGGTCCGGGGCCGACGGGCTGCGCGTCGCGCTCCCCGGCCTCGCCGGCCGCTGGGCCGAGATCGTCCTGTTCAACGATCCGGCCGACGGCCGCGACGCGGTGCCCGATATCAGCTTCGTCGGGGCCGACGGACGTCCCGGCCCGCTGCTGCCGCAGGAGGCCCGGGGCGCGGGGGCTTTCGCGTGGATCGGCCGCCTGCCCGAGGATGCCGCGGAGCTGCGCGTGTTCGACCCGGCCGGGCGGGTCCCGGCCCGTCTGCGCCGGATCGCGGTGCGCCGCCTCGCCCGGCCGGGCCTCGCCCTGCGCGGGCTCCTGCGCGATCCCGGCCTGACCGCGCGGGCGCTAGGCTGGCGGGTCGTGGGCAAGAAGGTGCGGGCCCGGGGCTTCCTCGGGCGGGCGCTGCGCCACCGGCGCGTCACCGGCTACGAGGCCTGGATCGGCACGCACGCGCTCCGCCGCACGGAGCGGGACGGGATCGCCGCCGAGATCGCCGCCTGGGCCGACCCGCCCCTAGTCTCCGTGCTGATGCCGGTCCACGACCCCGACCCGAAGGTGCTCCGGGCCGCCCTCGCCTCCCTGCGCGCGCAGCTCTACCCGCACTGGGAACTCTGCGTCGTCGACGATGCCTCGACGCGGCCCGCGATCCCGCGCATCCTCGCCAAGGCGGCCGCGGACGACCCGCGCATCCGCGTCGTCACCCGGCCCGAGAACGGCCACATCGCCCGGGCGACCAACGACGCGCTGGGGATCGCCCGGGGCGTCGCCTGCGCGTTCATGGACCACGACGACGCGCTGACCGACGACGCGCTCTACGAGGTCGCCCGGGCGCTGCGCCGCGACCCGGCGCTGGTGCTGGTCTACAGCGACGAGGACAAGATCGACGGGCGCGGGCGCCGGTTCGACCCGCACTTCAAGGCGGGCTTCGACCGGGAGCTGCTCTACGCGCAGAACTACATCAACCACCTCACGGTGGTGCGCACCGAGGCGCTGCGCGCCGTCGGCGGCCTGCGCCCGGGCTTCGAGGGCAGCCAGGACCACGACCTGCTGCTGCGCCTGACCGACGGGCTCGACCCGGCGCGCATCCACCACATCCCGCGGGTTCTGTATCACTGGCGGGCCGCTCAAGGCTCCGGCACCTTCTCGGACCGGGCGCTCGCCCGGGCCGAGGCCGCGCGCCTGCGGGCGCTGGAGGAGGTGGTCGCGCCCTTCGGCGGCCGGGCCGAGCGCGGTCCCGGCGGCTTCAACCGGCTGATCCGGCCGCTGCCGGAGCCGCCGCCCCGGGTCTCGGCGATCATCCCGACCCGGGACCGTGCCGAGATCCTGTCGATCACCCTCGACGGGCTGCTCGGGGCCACCGACTATCCCGACATCGAAGTTGTGATCGTCGACAACGACAGCCGCGAGCCTGAGACCGCCGCCCTGTTCGCCCGCTACCGGGACGATCCGCGGGTGCGCGTGGTGGCGGTGCCCGGGGCCTTCAATTTCTCCGATCTCTCGAACCGGGGCGCCGCGGCGGCCACCGGGCCGGTGCTCCTGTTCCTCAACAACGACATCGAGGTGCTGGAGCCGGACTGGCTCACCGAGATGGTCCGCCACGCTGTGCGGCCGGAGATCGGCGCCGTGGGGGCCAAGCTCCTCTACCCGGACCGGACCATCCAGCACGGCGGCATCGTGCTGGGGATCGGGGGCGTCGCCGGCCACAGCCATCTCGGCGTGGCGGAGGCGGATCCGGGCTATTTCTGCCGCATGGTCATCGCCCACGAGGCCTCGGCGGTCACCGGCGCGTGCCTCGCCATGCGGGCGGACGTGTTCGCCGAGGTCGGCGGCTTCGACGCGGTCGACCTCAAGGTCGCCTTCAACGATGTCGACCTCTGCCTGAGGATCCGCCGGGCCGGCTACAGGATCGTCTGGACGCCCTTCGCCACGCTGATCCATCACGAGTCGAAGAGCCGGGGGGCCGAGGACACCCCCGAGAAGAAGAAGCGCTTCGAGGGCGAGGTCCTCACCATGCTGGACCGCTGGGGCCCGGAACTGCGCGCCGACCCCTACTACAACATCAACCTGTCACGGAATTCTGCCCATTACCGGGTGTGA
- a CDS encoding glycosyltransferase family 61 protein, protein MLSDTTVFRRCRSVWGSADERPSLPGAITIADVRYVPDGAPVPWGLYKGDQRIYEVADAVATGAARFGFDGEADAADGPYLYVGLLILHYGHFIIDTLSRLWPMLVMTGRRPKILCHRLEAFPEGPEHAFLYAMLSGLGIRRADVVSFDRTTRISQVIVAERSFHERSHVHSIFGDLCRTVGQASWPTASGAAPERPVYLSKTKLSSGMNCLVNEAKLESALSRLGIDIVYPEELSFGAQVSLLAARGPILGPTTSAFHTAAFSAPGRRIIGLNWSYQINSNFLLFDTFNHTQAYYYWIFKTEYSDVSNFGVGWAIPDPERVAHELLERVAHFDTLDQLDAAQEARRARKERRWTHRLSAWRRTFKERFGGGVRD, encoded by the coding sequence ATGTTGAGCGACACAACGGTCTTCCGGCGCTGTCGATCGGTTTGGGGTTCGGCGGATGAACGGCCATCGCTTCCGGGCGCGATCACGATCGCCGATGTGCGTTACGTCCCGGACGGCGCGCCTGTCCCGTGGGGATTGTACAAGGGCGACCAGCGCATCTACGAAGTCGCCGATGCCGTCGCCACCGGTGCCGCCCGCTTCGGTTTCGACGGCGAGGCGGACGCCGCGGACGGGCCGTACCTCTATGTCGGCCTGCTGATCCTCCACTACGGGCACTTCATCATCGACACCCTGTCCCGGCTCTGGCCCATGCTCGTCATGACCGGGCGCCGGCCGAAGATTCTCTGTCATCGCCTCGAGGCATTTCCCGAAGGTCCGGAGCACGCATTCCTGTACGCGATGCTGTCCGGTCTGGGGATCCGGCGCGCGGACGTCGTGAGCTTCGACCGGACGACGCGGATTTCGCAGGTCATCGTGGCGGAGCGAAGCTTCCACGAGCGATCGCATGTCCATTCGATCTTCGGAGATCTGTGCAGGACAGTCGGTCAGGCATCTTGGCCGACCGCTTCCGGTGCCGCACCCGAAAGGCCCGTCTACCTGTCGAAGACGAAGCTCAGCTCGGGGATGAACTGTCTCGTCAACGAAGCGAAGCTCGAATCCGCGTTGAGCCGCCTCGGCATCGACATCGTCTATCCGGAAGAGCTGAGCTTCGGGGCGCAGGTGTCGTTGCTCGCAGCCCGCGGGCCGATCCTCGGGCCGACCACGTCGGCCTTTCACACGGCCGCGTTCTCCGCGCCGGGACGGCGCATCATCGGCTTGAACTGGAGCTATCAGATCAACTCAAATTTCCTGCTGTTCGACACATTCAATCACACGCAGGCTTACTATTATTGGATTTTCAAAACAGAGTATTCGGACGTCAGCAATTTCGGTGTCGGTTGGGCCATCCCCGATCCGGAGCGCGTGGCGCATGAGCTGCTCGAACGCGTGGCGCACTTCGACACCCTCGACCAGCTTGATGCCGCCCAGGAGGCGCGGCGTGCGCGCAAGGAGCGCCGCTGGACGCATCGGCTCAGCGCGTGGCGCCGGACATTCAAGGAGCGGTTCGGGGGCGGCGTGCGCGACTAG
- the cyoA gene encoding ubiquinol oxidase subunit II, whose protein sequence is MTSSTHRPDRTDALRPRGFRGRRLLPLLTLPLLTLLGGCNFVVLQPAGYVAEQQRNLVLAATGLMLLIIVPVIAFTLIFAWRYRASNEDAVYDPEWHHSTQLEVLIWTAPLMIIIALGALTWIGTHTLDPFRPLSKIDTKRDVPAGTVPLEVEAIAMDWKWLFLYPQYGIATVNDLAAPVDRPIRFKITATDVMNTFYVPTLAGMVYAMPGMQTQLHAVINREGDSEGRSAHYSGAGFSNMFFKFRGLTNDKFDQWVAKAKAEGGELTQEAYLKLEEPSEAEPARYYKSYMQGLYDRIIGMCPRPDQMCVGEMAKIDAQGGASGEEAQANYKRLRYDNRLAERGVEGPGATAPASETLPHGQTQPQGMQPRPDMGNPDVRGQKSPDSQGKGSGEGQSEGFQIAPKQLNQ, encoded by the coding sequence GTGACCTCTTCGACCCATCGACCGGACAGGACCGACGCCTTGCGACCCCGGGGCTTCCGCGGGCGCCGCCTCCTGCCGCTCCTGACCCTGCCCCTCCTGACGCTGCTCGGAGGCTGCAACTTCGTGGTCCTGCAGCCGGCCGGCTACGTGGCCGAGCAGCAGCGCAACCTCGTGCTGGCCGCCACCGGGCTGATGCTCCTGATCATCGTGCCGGTCATCGCCTTCACGCTGATCTTCGCGTGGCGCTACCGCGCCTCCAACGAGGACGCGGTCTACGACCCCGAGTGGCACCACTCGACGCAGCTCGAGGTGCTGATCTGGACGGCGCCCCTGATGATCATCATCGCGCTCGGTGCGCTGACCTGGATCGGCACCCATACCCTCGACCCGTTCCGGCCGCTCAGCAAGATCGACACGAAGCGCGACGTGCCCGCCGGCACCGTGCCGCTGGAGGTCGAGGCCATCGCCATGGATTGGAAGTGGCTGTTCCTCTACCCGCAATACGGGATCGCCACGGTCAACGACCTCGCCGCGCCGGTGGACCGGCCGATCCGCTTCAAGATCACCGCCACCGACGTGATGAACACGTTCTACGTGCCGACGCTCGCCGGCATGGTCTACGCGATGCCCGGCATGCAGACGCAGCTCCACGCGGTGATCAACCGCGAGGGCGATTCCGAGGGACGCTCGGCCCATTACAGCGGCGCCGGCTTCTCCAACATGTTCTTCAAGTTCCGCGGGCTGACCAACGACAAGTTCGACCAGTGGGTCGCCAAGGCCAAGGCCGAGGGTGGCGAGCTGACCCAGGAGGCCTACCTGAAGCTCGAGGAGCCGAGCGAGGCCGAGCCGGCGCGCTACTACAAGTCCTACATGCAGGGTCTCTACGACCGGATCATCGGCATGTGCCCCCGTCCCGACCAGATGTGCGTCGGCGAGATGGCCAAGATCGACGCCCAGGGCGGCGCCTCGGGCGAGGAGGCGCAGGCGAACTACAAGCGGCTTCGGTACGACAACCGTCTCGCCGAGCGCGGCGTCGAGGGGCCGGGCGCCACGGCGCCGGCCTCGGAGACCCTGCCGCACGGCCAGACGCAGCCCCAGGGCATGCAGCCGCGGCCCGACATGGGCAACCCGGACGTCCGGGGGCAGAAGTCGCCCGACAGCCAGGGCAAGGGCTCCGGCGAAGGCCAGAGCGAGGGCTTCCAGATCGCCCCCAAGCAACTGAACCAATGA
- a CDS encoding helix-turn-helix domain-containing protein, giving the protein MLDPFIRKLSLRAHLDRDDVAALERAIRDISRVEAGRDLVTEGSAPGGACIILDGFACRYKLVPDGGRSILAYLVPGDGCDLHASLLNRAINSVATLTHCTIASVPYRAIKELAAARPNIYRALWWSVLVDGAVLQEWLVGIGRRSADKQVAHILCELLTRLRAVDLGTEADYRLPLTQAELADTAGLSNVHLSRVLADLRNAGLITSGRKSISVPDLGRLCDFADFKPDYLLLPAAEKSSEELGRLPGMTKIVC; this is encoded by the coding sequence ATGTTGGATCCCTTCATCCGAAAGTTGTCGCTCCGCGCGCATCTGGACCGGGATGATGTCGCGGCGCTGGAGCGCGCGATCCGCGACATCTCACGGGTCGAGGCCGGTCGTGATCTTGTGACGGAGGGGAGTGCCCCGGGAGGCGCCTGCATCATCCTCGACGGCTTTGCCTGCCGCTACAAGCTCGTGCCCGACGGCGGCCGCTCGATCCTCGCCTACCTGGTCCCGGGCGACGGCTGCGATCTGCACGCATCCCTTCTCAACCGCGCCATCAACTCCGTCGCGACACTGACGCACTGTACGATCGCCTCGGTCCCGTATCGCGCGATCAAGGAACTGGCCGCGGCTCGCCCCAACATCTATCGCGCTCTGTGGTGGTCCGTTCTGGTCGATGGGGCTGTGCTGCAGGAATGGCTGGTGGGGATCGGGCGTCGCTCCGCCGACAAGCAGGTCGCCCATATCCTCTGTGAACTCCTCACCCGGCTCAGGGCCGTGGACCTCGGCACGGAGGCCGATTACCGGCTCCCGCTGACGCAGGCCGAACTGGCCGACACGGCCGGTCTCTCGAATGTGCATCTCTCCCGCGTGCTCGCGGACCTGCGCAACGCGGGTTTGATCACCAGCGGACGCAAGAGCATCAGCGTACCGGACCTGGGCCGCCTGTGCGATTTCGCGGACTTCAAGCCTGACTACTTGCTCCTGCCGGCGGCCGAGAAATCGTCCGAGGAGCTTGGAAGGTTGCCCGGCATGACGAAGATCGTGTGCTGA